Proteins from a single region of Thermotoga maritima MSB8:
- a CDS encoding DMT family transporter encodes MKHLKPVFYPLLSVLVASFSGILIKLSSLPPATIAFYRVFIASLFFFLVKRRVELFSLKKEVLSLATGFFLAMHFFFWVSAFNHTTVAGAVIPLTLQPVLTGLLSWLVYGERLSPFRIVTGSMVVAGVVLALAGKEGFSGISRGDLLAVIGVVFFCGYLVLGRYLNRAMGSMNFSLKTHALASTVLAFLVPSFRVVEAREWFILIGLGVGCSFLGYLLINLSLKYLPSSVVGVVLVGEPVLSILWSFLLLGETVTFFEIIGFIVAMIGLVLFILKT; translated from the coding sequence GTGAAGCACTTGAAACCCGTTTTCTATCCTTTACTCAGTGTTTTAGTGGCGTCCTTTTCGGGGATACTCATAAAACTTTCTTCTCTTCCACCTGCGACCATCGCTTTCTACAGGGTTTTCATCGCTTCACTGTTTTTCTTTCTGGTAAAGAGAAGAGTTGAGCTTTTTTCTTTGAAGAAGGAAGTTCTCTCTTTGGCTACTGGATTTTTCCTTGCGATGCACTTTTTCTTCTGGGTTTCTGCCTTCAACCACACCACCGTTGCCGGAGCCGTTATACCTTTGACGCTTCAGCCTGTTTTAACGGGATTGCTCTCGTGGCTGGTCTACGGTGAGAGGCTCAGTCCTTTCAGAATCGTCACGGGAAGCATGGTCGTTGCGGGGGTGGTACTGGCTCTTGCTGGAAAAGAGGGTTTTTCAGGTATTTCGAGGGGTGATTTGCTCGCAGTTATCGGTGTGGTGTTCTTTTGTGGATACCTTGTTCTTGGAAGATACCTGAACAGGGCCATGGGAAGTATGAACTTCAGCCTGAAAACACACGCCTTAGCTTCGACTGTTCTGGCTTTCCTCGTGCCATCGTTCAGGGTCGTTGAAGCGAGGGAGTGGTTCATTCTCATCGGTCTGGGGGTGGGATGTTCGTTTCTGGGGTATCTCCTCATCAATCTCTCGCTCAAATATTTACCTTCAAGTGTAGTGGGTGTTGTTCTGGTTGGAGAGCCGGTTCTTTCTATTCTGTGGTCTTTTCTTCTTTTGGGTGAAACTGTAACATTTTTTGAAATCATCGGTTTTATAGTTGCAATGATAGGACTCGTATTATTCATTCTAAAAACTTGA
- a CDS encoding GGDEF domain-containing protein, whose amino-acid sequence MVLYLKRPLSKDALLLIQTLLTTLEREDLSFGVKELEYMAYHDPLTGLPNRRYFFELGNRYLDLAKREGKKVFVLFVDLAGFKAINDTYGHLSGDEVLKTVSKRILDRVRRSDVVARYGGDEFTILLYDMKEEYLKSLLERILSTFREPVRVENKHLSVTPNIGVARFPEDGENLEELLKVADMRMYKAKEMKVPYFSLS is encoded by the coding sequence TTGGTCTTATATCTAAAAAGGCCTTTGAGCAAAGATGCTCTTCTTTTGATTCAGACTCTGCTAACTACCCTTGAAAGGGAAGATCTTTCGTTTGGTGTAAAAGAACTGGAATACATGGCCTATCACGATCCACTGACAGGGCTTCCAAACAGGCGTTATTTCTTTGAACTGGGAAACAGATATCTGGACTTAGCAAAGCGCGAGGGAAAAAAGGTATTCGTTCTTTTCGTAGATCTTGCTGGGTTTAAGGCGATAAATGACACATACGGCCATCTGTCAGGTGATGAGGTATTGAAGACAGTTTCAAAAAGGATTCTGGACAGGGTTAGAAGAAGCGATGTGGTGGCTCGATACGGCGGTGATGAGTTTACCATTCTCCTCTACGATATGAAAGAAGAGTATCTGAAATCCCTCCTGGAAAGGATTCTTTCCACCTTCAGAGAACCCGTCAGAGTGGAAAATAAACACTTATCTGTCACACCGAACATAGGAGTTGCCAGATTCCCTGAAGATGGGGAAAATCTTGAAGAACTTCTGAAAGTAGCGGATATGAGGATGTACAAAGCAAAGGAAATGAAAGTGCCTTATTTCAGTCTCTCATAA
- the cmr6 gene encoding type III-B CRISPR module RAMP protein Cmr6: MKLPESKNLSLYWEKYSFLLLEGSNSKDKEIVSKIFQTVEKLQSDFGKISSILKERREQLIKKRKPFINLKMRVKGKLLLGAGNPSSIEVGITLSRNYGLPIIPGTAVKGAFASFLFEFERDKYESLAHIFGDTEREGDLIFLDAIPVSDLKFSLDIVNPHFQPYYMKEKLPPNDWYDPVPIKYLVVSSGVFWFTVLESRSGVIGNSEKELIKQRFVEMLKAYGLGAKTSYGYGRFEEPS, from the coding sequence ATGAAACTACCTGAAAGCAAAAATCTCAGTCTTTACTGGGAAAAGTACAGCTTTCTTTTGCTTGAGGGTTCAAACTCAAAAGATAAAGAGATAGTAAGCAAAATCTTCCAGACCGTTGAGAAATTGCAATCCGATTTTGGAAAGATCAGCAGTATTCTCAAAGAAAGAAGGGAACAGCTGATCAAGAAAAGAAAACCGTTTATCAACTTGAAGATGAGAGTGAAAGGAAAACTCTTGCTTGGGGCTGGGAATCCTTCTTCTATCGAGGTGGGCATAACTCTTTCCAGAAATTACGGACTTCCCATAATTCCTGGCACCGCTGTCAAGGGGGCGTTTGCCAGTTTTTTATTCGAATTCGAAAGGGATAAATACGAATCACTCGCTCATATTTTTGGAGACACCGAAAGAGAGGGTGACCTCATTTTTCTTGATGCAATACCTGTTTCGGATTTGAAATTTTCGCTGGATATCGTCAATCCACACTTCCAGCCGTATTATATGAAAGAAAAACTTCCTCCGAATGATTGGTACGACCCTGTTCCAATAAAATACTTGGTGGTGAGCAGTGGTGTGTTCTGGTTTACCGTTCTTGAGAGTCGTTCCGGAGTTATTGGAAATTCGGAAAAGGAACTAATAAAACAGAGATTCGTGGAGATGCTAAAAGCTTATGGCTTAGGCGCAAAAACAAGTTATGGTTACGGTCGTTTCGAAGAGCCCAGCTGA
- the cmr5 gene encoding type III-B CRISPR module-associated protein Cmr5, with translation MKTLSLELAKLAMNLVEEVEKDKRDDYLRDVKGLGSMIVQNGLMGTILFLKKKGKNKVVDHLGKMIEHLTLEDGIVERLMENEFLDARTYLKAQIAALECAKWLKRCGEVLLGGEENETT, from the coding sequence ATGAAGACGCTCAGCCTTGAACTGGCAAAACTGGCGATGAATTTGGTTGAGGAAGTTGAGAAAGACAAAAGAGATGATTACCTCAGGGATGTGAAGGGTCTTGGAAGTATGATCGTTCAAAACGGTTTGATGGGAACAATTCTCTTTCTGAAAAAGAAAGGAAAAAACAAGGTGGTGGATCACCTTGGAAAGATGATCGAACACCTGACACTGGAAGATGGTATCGTCGAAAGACTGATGGAAAACGAGTTTTTGGATGCCAGGACATACTTGAAAGCACAGATCGCTGCTCTTGAGTGTGCAAAATGGCTCAAAAGATGCGGAGAGGTTCTCCTGGGTGGTGAAGAGAATGAAACTACCTGA
- the cmr4 gene encoding type III-B CRISPR module RAMP protein Cmr4 — translation MEGRVFLLYAETQVHAGTGFEIGVVDLPIQRERTTKFPIIHGIKGALRAYFRSLIKEDKIDEKKIEEIFGSEPKSDKGTVPGSLSFSEARILLFPVRNPDRLFVWVTCPLVLIKFAKSVGDNDVVKELEEANIDYGKAVSFYGSGEVFLEEVKLEPFVGELPRTRELISKISNCAPVDYLKKKMESDVVVVNDVLFSEIVQAMTEVVPRVRINREKKTVEEGGLWYEEYLPQDTVMYFVVRKTYYGNKEDSGKDSLMEVFENEVNGELINIGGKETVGKGMMWVHAWR, via the coding sequence ATGGAAGGAAGAGTCTTCCTTCTTTACGCGGAAACTCAGGTTCATGCTGGAACTGGTTTCGAAATAGGAGTTGTTGACCTGCCTATTCAGAGGGAGAGAACCACAAAATTTCCCATTATACATGGTATAAAAGGTGCTTTGAGGGCCTACTTCAGGTCTCTCATCAAAGAGGACAAGATAGATGAAAAAAAGATAGAAGAGATATTTGGAAGTGAACCGAAAAGCGACAAAGGAACGGTTCCTGGTAGTTTGAGCTTTTCTGAAGCGAGAATTCTCCTTTTCCCTGTGAGAAACCCGGATAGGCTTTTTGTGTGGGTTACGTGTCCTCTTGTACTGATAAAATTTGCGAAATCTGTAGGGGATAACGATGTTGTTAAAGAACTAGAAGAGGCGAATATTGATTATGGAAAGGCAGTCTCCTTCTATGGATCTGGTGAGGTGTTCCTTGAGGAAGTAAAATTAGAACCATTTGTTGGTGAACTTCCAAGGACAAGGGAATTGATATCGAAGATTTCCAATTGTGCTCCAGTTGACTACCTGAAAAAGAAAATGGAAAGCGATGTGGTTGTTGTGAATGATGTTCTCTTCTCAGAAATCGTTCAGGCTATGACAGAAGTTGTACCGAGAGTGAGAATAAACAGAGAGAAGAAAACCGTTGAAGAAGGTGGTTTGTGGTACGAGGAATATCTGCCTCAGGATACGGTGATGTACTTTGTGGTGAGGAAGACGTACTACGGTAACAAAGAAGATTCCGGGAAAGATTCTTTGATGGAAGTTTTCGAAAACGAAGTAAATGGAGAATTGATCAACATCGGAGGAAAAGAAACTGTTGGAAAAGGCATGATGTGGGTACATGCCTGGAGGTGA
- the cmr3 gene encoding type III-B CRISPR module-associated protein Cmr3, with translation MKLWAIYFEPEDWVGFRETRRFSFSDRVESVFPSSFPFYGAVRTALLMKNQKFDPGDVERAGDVRMFGPFVFENTPEGRKHYFPLPRNIYKTDSGYRVTPIVEIDGVYLPWKPEYKMDSKESTSGGLIELSDLELLRSNTQGVCKFDLVSAEKIFKKETHIGVAFEENRKKVKERMIYSISYYRFYDGGFFMFTDDERTVELVSKLDGVFLGMKSKWSAVEVEELNTTAFDPPDYKNVAVALITPAVFDGGGMPKDKTILGKRVLTTAGIRKQVVSGWDLRENKPKKIYHAVSPGAVYYLEGKVNGHVLNESKFTDFGFGRCIFMKYEKL, from the coding sequence ATGAAGCTGTGGGCGATATACTTTGAGCCTGAAGACTGGGTTGGTTTCAGAGAGACTAGAAGATTTTCTTTTTCTGATAGGGTGGAGAGTGTTTTTCCATCTTCTTTTCCTTTTTACGGTGCTGTGAGAACGGCTCTTTTGATGAAAAATCAGAAATTCGATCCCGGAGATGTTGAAAGAGCAGGAGACGTAAGGATGTTCGGCCCTTTTGTTTTTGAAAATACCCCTGAAGGAAGGAAGCACTACTTTCCACTTCCAAGAAACATATATAAAACGGATTCTGGCTACAGAGTCACCCCCATTGTCGAGATTGATGGAGTTTACCTTCCCTGGAAACCTGAGTACAAGATGGATAGTAAAGAATCTACGTCTGGAGGGCTCATAGAACTGAGTGATCTCGAACTTCTCAGGAGTAACACTCAGGGTGTGTGTAAATTCGATCTTGTTTCCGCGGAAAAAATCTTTAAGAAGGAAACCCACATAGGAGTAGCTTTTGAAGAAAACAGAAAAAAAGTGAAAGAAAGAATGATATATTCGATCTCCTACTACAGATTTTACGATGGAGGATTTTTCATGTTCACAGACGATGAAAGAACGGTCGAGCTTGTTTCAAAACTCGACGGTGTGTTTCTCGGAATGAAGAGCAAATGGTCGGCGGTCGAGGTTGAAGAACTGAACACCACCGCTTTTGATCCTCCAGACTATAAGAATGTAGCGGTTGCTCTCATAACACCGGCTGTTTTCGATGGAGGAGGGATGCCGAAGGATAAAACTATTCTTGGAAAGAGAGTTCTCACAACCGCAGGGATTAGAAAGCAGGTTGTTTCCGGATGGGACCTACGCGAAAATAAACCAAAGAAGATCTATCATGCTGTCTCTCCGGGAGCTGTTTACTATCTGGAAGGTAAGGTCAATGGACATGTGCTGAATGAAAGTAAATTCACGGATTTTGGTTTTGGAAGATGTATCTTCATGAAGTACGAAAAACTTTGA